A window of the Megalopta genalis isolate 19385.01 chromosome 2, iyMegGena1_principal, whole genome shotgun sequence genome harbors these coding sequences:
- the Dl gene encoding dorsal isoform X2, which produces MEQFSDMSDGNINISDVIEVIRTDPEFVESTRTPTPVEMNTGRILPYVEITEQPASKALRFRYECEGRSAGSIPGVNSTPENKIFPSIRIVGYKGRALVVVSCVTKDPPHRPHPHNLVGKEACKRGVCTVEVSSENMTVTFANLGIQCVKKKDIEDALRIREEIRVDPFRTGFEHKRQPTSIDLNAVRLCFQVFLEGSQKGKFNVALPAVVSDPIFDKKAMSDLVISKLSHCSASVAGGMEMILLCEKVAKEDIQVRFFEEKDGQVVWEGLGDFQPTHVHKQTAIAFRTPTYRLQQVDQPVQVYIQLKRPSDGATSEPLPFQMLPLGADDPDSLRRKRQKFNNSPNSLVLRHIQAEAEKHAGILNQPCFNIIKPEPIDRISLYGNPGASGGSFPIFSVETSPQHYPAMQTIRPPVPPQGRTPSPMQYNAYSPHLVQAQLSPHQYPSTNDPIVQQTFPYNIPDTSPVQLQEQLLMDRVTPTYQGLELDATGRVGAADATSVLDMDSQQQYSFMSSLNQLDSAELAAIGTALSENLSSGLSISDSNKSETSKGANQGANNGESSNMTDSFTRITAELSTLNSMYKSRQEVNE; this is translated from the exons ATGGAACAGTTCTCTGATATGAGTGATggcaatataaatattagtgaTGTCA TTGAGGTCATCCGAACGGATCCTGAATTTGTGGAGTCTACGAGAACTCCAACACCGGTGGAAATGAACACCGGACGAATATTGCCTTATGTTGAGATAACAGAGCAGCCAGCTAGCAAAGCTTTGCGCTTTCGCTATGAGTGCGAGGGCAGATCTGCTGGTAGTATACCTGGTGTAAACAGTACaccagaaaataaaatatttcctaGTATAAGA ATAGTGGGATACAAAGGCCGAGCCTTAGTTGTAGTATCATGTGTAACAAAAGATCCACCGCACAGACCTCATCCTCATAATCTTGTTGGAAAGGAGGCATGCAAGAGAGGTGTTTGTACAGTAGAAGTATCTTCTGAGAACATGACAGTTACATTTGCGAATCTTGGTATTCAGTGTGTTAAGAAAAAAGATATAGAAGATGCACTTAGAATAAGAGAAGAAATTCGCGTAGATCCTTTTCGAA CTGGCTTCGAACATAAAAGACAACCTACTAGCATCGATCTTAATGCAGTGAGATTATGTTTTCAAGTTTTCCTAGAAGGATCTCAGAAAGGAAAATTTAATGTCGCGTTACCGGCGGTTGTATCAGATCCTATATTTGATAAGA AGGCAATGTCGGATCTCGTTATATCTAAGCTCAGTCATTGTAGTGCTTCGGTTGCGGGTGGTATGGAAATGATTTTGCTGTGTGAAAAGGTTGCAAAAGAAGATATACAAGTAAGATTTTTCGAAGAAAAGGATGGACAAGTGGTGTGGGAAGGACTTGGAGATTTTCAGCCTACTCATGTACATAAACAA ACTGCAATAGCATTTAGAACTCCGACTTATCGGTTACAACAAGTGGATCAACCGGTTCAAGTGTACATTCAGCTTAAGAGACCGTCCGATGGTGCAACTAGCGAACCATTACCATTTCAGATGTTACCACTTGGTGCAG ATGATCCTGATTCGTTAAGGCGAAAGCGACAAAAGTTTAATAACAGTCCAAACTCACTAGTTTTGAGGCACATACAGGCAGAAGCTGAGAAGC ATGCTGGGATATTGAATCAACCTTGTTTTAACATTATCAAACCAGAACCAATCGACAGGATATCGTTGTACGGCAATCCAGGCGCAAGTGGAGGATCTTTTCCGATTTTTTCCGTGGAGACATCCCCGCAGCATTACCCTGCAATGCAGACAATCAG GCCTCCAGTACCACCCCAAGGTCGTACGCCGTCACCTATGCAATACAATGCCTACAGCCCACATCTTGTTCAAGCACAGCTATCACCACATCAATATCCATCAACGAATGATCCTATAGTACAACAAACGTTTCCGTATAATATACCAGACACGTCGCCAGTACAATTGCAGGAACAATTGTTAATGGATAGAGTGACACCCACTTATCAAGGCTTAGAACTAGATGCCACTG GTAGAGTTGGGGCAGCAGATGCCACAAGTGTTTTAGACATGGACAGTCAACAACAATACAGTTTTATGTCAAGTTTGAATCAACTTGATTCAGCAGAACTTGCTGCCATTGGTACCGCTCTCTCTGAGAACTTATCCAGTGGATTGTCCATCTCAGATTCTAATAAG TCTGAAACGAGCAAAGGTGCAAACCAAGGGGCAAATAATGGAGAAAGCAGTAACATGACGGACAGTTTTACAAGAATTACTGCAGAACTCAGCACTTTAAACAGCATGTACAAATCGAGACAGGAAGTTAACGAATAA
- the Dl gene encoding dorsal isoform X3 has product MEQFSDMSDGNINISDVIEVIRTDPEFVESTRTPTPVEMNTGRILPYVEITEQPASKALRFRYECEGRSAGSIPGVNSTPENKIFPSIRIVGYKGRALVVVSCVTKDPPHRPHPHNLVGKEACKRGVCTVEVSSENMTVTFANLGIQCVKKKDIEDALRIREEIRVDPFRTGFEHKRQPTSIDLNAVRLCFQVFLEGSQKGKFNVALPAVVSDPIFDKKAMSDLVISKLSHCSASVAGGMEMILLCEKVAKEDIQVRFFEEKDGQVVWEGLGDFQPTHVHKQTAIAFRTPTYRLQQVDQPVQVYIQLKRPSDGATSEPLPFQMLPLGADDPDSLRRKRQKFNNSPNSLVLRHIQAEAEKQPIDRISLYGNPGASGGSFPIFSVETSPQHYPAMQTIRPPVPPQGRTPSPMQYNAYSPHLVQAQLSPHQYPSTNDPIVQQTFPYNIPDTSPVQLQEQLLMDRVTPTYQGLELDATGRVGAADATSVLDMDSQQQYSFMSSLNQLDSAELAAIGTALSENLSSGLSISDSNKSETSKGANQGANNGESSNMTDSFTRITAELSTLNSMYKSRQEVNE; this is encoded by the exons ATGGAACAGTTCTCTGATATGAGTGATggcaatataaatattagtgaTGTCA TTGAGGTCATCCGAACGGATCCTGAATTTGTGGAGTCTACGAGAACTCCAACACCGGTGGAAATGAACACCGGACGAATATTGCCTTATGTTGAGATAACAGAGCAGCCAGCTAGCAAAGCTTTGCGCTTTCGCTATGAGTGCGAGGGCAGATCTGCTGGTAGTATACCTGGTGTAAACAGTACaccagaaaataaaatatttcctaGTATAAGA ATAGTGGGATACAAAGGCCGAGCCTTAGTTGTAGTATCATGTGTAACAAAAGATCCACCGCACAGACCTCATCCTCATAATCTTGTTGGAAAGGAGGCATGCAAGAGAGGTGTTTGTACAGTAGAAGTATCTTCTGAGAACATGACAGTTACATTTGCGAATCTTGGTATTCAGTGTGTTAAGAAAAAAGATATAGAAGATGCACTTAGAATAAGAGAAGAAATTCGCGTAGATCCTTTTCGAA CTGGCTTCGAACATAAAAGACAACCTACTAGCATCGATCTTAATGCAGTGAGATTATGTTTTCAAGTTTTCCTAGAAGGATCTCAGAAAGGAAAATTTAATGTCGCGTTACCGGCGGTTGTATCAGATCCTATATTTGATAAGA AGGCAATGTCGGATCTCGTTATATCTAAGCTCAGTCATTGTAGTGCTTCGGTTGCGGGTGGTATGGAAATGATTTTGCTGTGTGAAAAGGTTGCAAAAGAAGATATACAAGTAAGATTTTTCGAAGAAAAGGATGGACAAGTGGTGTGGGAAGGACTTGGAGATTTTCAGCCTACTCATGTACATAAACAA ACTGCAATAGCATTTAGAACTCCGACTTATCGGTTACAACAAGTGGATCAACCGGTTCAAGTGTACATTCAGCTTAAGAGACCGTCCGATGGTGCAACTAGCGAACCATTACCATTTCAGATGTTACCACTTGGTGCAG ATGATCCTGATTCGTTAAGGCGAAAGCGACAAAAGTTTAATAACAGTCCAAACTCACTAGTTTTGAGGCACATACAGGCAGAAGCTGAGAAGC AACCAATCGACAGGATATCGTTGTACGGCAATCCAGGCGCAAGTGGAGGATCTTTTCCGATTTTTTCCGTGGAGACATCCCCGCAGCATTACCCTGCAATGCAGACAATCAG GCCTCCAGTACCACCCCAAGGTCGTACGCCGTCACCTATGCAATACAATGCCTACAGCCCACATCTTGTTCAAGCACAGCTATCACCACATCAATATCCATCAACGAATGATCCTATAGTACAACAAACGTTTCCGTATAATATACCAGACACGTCGCCAGTACAATTGCAGGAACAATTGTTAATGGATAGAGTGACACCCACTTATCAAGGCTTAGAACTAGATGCCACTG GTAGAGTTGGGGCAGCAGATGCCACAAGTGTTTTAGACATGGACAGTCAACAACAATACAGTTTTATGTCAAGTTTGAATCAACTTGATTCAGCAGAACTTGCTGCCATTGGTACCGCTCTCTCTGAGAACTTATCCAGTGGATTGTCCATCTCAGATTCTAATAAG TCTGAAACGAGCAAAGGTGCAAACCAAGGGGCAAATAATGGAGAAAGCAGTAACATGACGGACAGTTTTACAAGAATTACTGCAGAACTCAGCACTTTAAACAGCATGTACAAATCGAGACAGGAAGTTAACGAATAA
- the Dl gene encoding dorsal isoform X1, whose amino-acid sequence MEQFSDMSDGNINISDVIEVIRTDPEFVESTRTPTPVEMNTGRILPYVEITEQPASKALRFRYECEGRSAGSIPGVNSTPENKIFPSIRIVGYKGRALVVVSCVTKDPPHRPHPHNLVGKEACKRGVCTVEVSSENMTVTFANLGIQCVKKKDIEDALRIREEIRVDPFRTGFEHKRQPTSIDLNAVRLCFQVFLEGSQKGKFNVALPAVVSDPIFDKKAMSDLVISKLSHCSASVAGGMEMILLCEKVAKEDIQVRFFEEKDGQVVWEGLGDFQPTHVHKQTAIAFRTPTYRLQQVDQPVQVYIQLKRPSDGATSEPLPFQMLPLGAGRPAFWSLRKAFARKKTDYSTFGKILATESALFSNAAPRYPRNLDEFNNNDFDIKKSTNKISALRALNDLYNVKNTLDSCNGSAMVNRTIAQSTNPLKTTIIDYQNNEVQNNTENEQTNKIYPINNNRMDKETVDTNSGTLTYAKSDTVVDNTDILKSLESPKNKSDWFDYSEVGKWVQKGQTCLKEKDQEVDFKTETEDCNKSFNELLTQVAELDQIYADTHAKLVQAALDQNTADQSMDIDVCDNQTYTSLQMAMKNPIEFMDLLNDRKYEDVAVPKVNLNHSSPSPPVTTKRDGTRETEERLPPLPPKRIRKMPSMPLLPRPISSHAIPESFIEAPNKNLPSLPGTLTKSSKQGLFSKLFAKKIKKDKDTVSNASKDSNPSLSTSGSITYLSKHNLPDAAQLQCPRPSAISTTSVKSLRLDGDETPPYGMELTEAEHYALYTAMAPHATASEFDEMSFYYSPVEGGKIYSEKKET is encoded by the exons ATGGAACAGTTCTCTGATATGAGTGATggcaatataaatattagtgaTGTCA TTGAGGTCATCCGAACGGATCCTGAATTTGTGGAGTCTACGAGAACTCCAACACCGGTGGAAATGAACACCGGACGAATATTGCCTTATGTTGAGATAACAGAGCAGCCAGCTAGCAAAGCTTTGCGCTTTCGCTATGAGTGCGAGGGCAGATCTGCTGGTAGTATACCTGGTGTAAACAGTACaccagaaaataaaatatttcctaGTATAAGA ATAGTGGGATACAAAGGCCGAGCCTTAGTTGTAGTATCATGTGTAACAAAAGATCCACCGCACAGACCTCATCCTCATAATCTTGTTGGAAAGGAGGCATGCAAGAGAGGTGTTTGTACAGTAGAAGTATCTTCTGAGAACATGACAGTTACATTTGCGAATCTTGGTATTCAGTGTGTTAAGAAAAAAGATATAGAAGATGCACTTAGAATAAGAGAAGAAATTCGCGTAGATCCTTTTCGAA CTGGCTTCGAACATAAAAGACAACCTACTAGCATCGATCTTAATGCAGTGAGATTATGTTTTCAAGTTTTCCTAGAAGGATCTCAGAAAGGAAAATTTAATGTCGCGTTACCGGCGGTTGTATCAGATCCTATATTTGATAAGA AGGCAATGTCGGATCTCGTTATATCTAAGCTCAGTCATTGTAGTGCTTCGGTTGCGGGTGGTATGGAAATGATTTTGCTGTGTGAAAAGGTTGCAAAAGAAGATATACAAGTAAGATTTTTCGAAGAAAAGGATGGACAAGTGGTGTGGGAAGGACTTGGAGATTTTCAGCCTACTCATGTACATAAACAA ACTGCAATAGCATTTAGAACTCCGACTTATCGGTTACAACAAGTGGATCAACCGGTTCAAGTGTACATTCAGCTTAAGAGACCGTCCGATGGTGCAACTAGCGAACCATTACCATTTCAGATGTTACCACTTGGTGCAGGTAGGCCTGCATTCTGGTCTTTGCGGAAAGCATTTGCCCGGAAGAAAACAGATTATAGTACATTTGGTAAAATCTTAGCCACCGAGTCTGCCTTATTCTCAAACGCTGCGCCCAGATATCCGCGTAATCTTGACGAATTTAATAATAACGATTTCGACATTAAAAAATCCACTAATAAAATCTCTGCCTTACGCGCCTTGAACGATCTATACAACGTAAAGAATACATTAGACTCTTGTAACGGAAGTGCTATGGTTAATCGGACTATCGCACAAAGTACGAACCCCTTAAAAACTACTATAATAGATTACCAGAATAACGAGGTGCAAAATAACACtgaaaacgaacaaacaaataaGATCTATCCAATCAATAACAATCGTATGGACAAAGAAACGGTCGATACCAATTCAGGAACATTGACTTACGCCAAGTCCGACACTGTCGTTGACAATACGGATATATTGAAGAGCTTAGAGTCTCCGAAAAATAAATCAGACTGGTTCGATTACTCGGAAGTAGGCAAATGGGTACAGAAAGGCCAAACGTGTCTCAAAGAGAAGGATCAAGAAGTTGATTTTAAGACCGAAACGGAAGATTGCAATAAGTCCTTCAATGAACTATTGACCCAAGTGGCTGAGCTCGATCAGATTTATGCTGACACGCATGCGAAGTTGGTGCAGGCAGCCCTTGATCAGAATACCGCTGATCAATCCATGGATATAGACGTTTGCGATAATCAAACGTATACTAGTCTGCAGATGGCCATGAAGAATCCTATAGAATTCATGGATCTTCTGAACGATAGGAAGTACGAAGATGTGGCAGTACCAAAAGTAAATCTGAATCATTCGTCTCCCTCTCCCCCGGTGACCACAAAGAGGGATGGAACGCGTGAAACCGAGGAGAGACTACCACCTTTGCCTCCGAAACGTATCCGAAAAATGCCTTCTATGCCTCTTCTGCCTCGCCCTATATCCTCCCATGCGATACCTGAATCATTCATTGAAGCGCCCAACAAGAATTTACCTTCTCTACCCGGAACACTCACCAAGTCCTCGAAACAAGGACTCTTCTCAAAATTATTTGCCAAGAAAATCAAGAAAGACAAAGACACTGTTTCGAATGCCTCCAAAGACAGTAATCCTTCTCTAAGCACTTCAGGAAGCATCACATATTTATCAAAACATAATTTACCAGATGCCGCGCAATTGCAGTGTCCAAGACCAAGTGCAATAAGCACCACAAGCGTCAAATCACTTAGATTGGATGGTGATGAAACACCACCGTATGGAATGGAATTAACAGAGGCTGAACACTATGCGTTGTATACAGCTATGGCTCCACATGCAACTGCATCAGAGTTCGATGAAATGTCTTTCTATTACAGTCCCGTGGAGGGAGGGAAGATCTACtcagaaaagaaagaaacataA
- the LOC117220894 gene encoding uncharacterized protein LOC117220894, producing the protein MSTKENNEVAVEKVTENDKASGDAKCEIKGIKRPAEEKNDDTKKQKKEENGDGEVEEEEIEEEVEEEEEVDGDGEEDDEDDDMPEGEEDLEEGEDEEEDDAEGEVEGEVEDEEEDA; encoded by the exons ATGAGTACTAAGGAAAACAACGAGGTCGCTGTCGAGAAGGTGACCGAGAACGACAAGGCTTCCGGGGACGCGAAGTGTGAGATCAAAGGAATCAAGAGGCCGGCCGAG GAAAAGAACGATGACACGAAGAAACAAAAGAAAGAGGAGAACGGCGATGGAGAAGTAGAGGAAGAGGAGATTGAAGAGGAGGTTGAAGAGGAGGAAGAAGTGGACGGCGATGGCGAAGAGGATGACGAAGACGACGACATGCCAGAAGGCGAGGAAGATTTAGAAGAGGGCGAAG ATGAAGAGGAAGACGATGCAGAAGGTGAAGTAGAAGGAGAAGTAGAAGACGAAGAGGAAGACGCATAA
- the RpL36A gene encoding ribosomal protein L36A — MRNVRLHTIFRFKYVSFSFQISKMVNVPKQRRTFCKKCKVHKPHKVTQYKKSKERHASQGRRRYDRKQQGFGGQTKPIFRKKAKTTKKIVLRMECTECKYRKQIPLKRCKHFELGGDKKRKGQMIQF, encoded by the exons ATGCGCAATGTGCGTTTACATACCATTTTCCGGTTTAAATACGTTTCCTTTTCTTTCCAAATATCCAAGATG GTGAACGTACCGAAGCAAAGACGTACTTTTTGCAAAAAGTGCAAAGTACATAAGCCTCACAAAGTGACACAGTATAAGAAAAGCAAGGAAAGACATGCTTCTCAAGGAAGAAGACGTTACGACCGTAAGCAGCAAGGTTTTGGTGGTCAAACCAAACCTATTTTCAGGAAGAAG GCAAAAACTACAAAGAAAATTGTCTTAAGAATGGAATGCACAGAATGCAAATATAGAAAACAGATACCTCTTAAGAGATGCAAGCACTTTGAATTAGGAGGTGACAAGAAGAGAAAG GGTCAGATGATCCAGTTCTAG
- the CCDC53 gene encoding coiled-coil domain containing 53: protein MNDYKIPIIEPTIDYTKVPPINQKRTISFINHFIVHTVTFLNKFALSCEERLFEFENKLQRIEASLEILESWLSSVPSPDKNQDNIQAPVKNNDNVQEEKSIPKVDEPDTTVQGEPTDIQTKEQPVNKDPRYEKYLKMLHFGVPKGAIKLKMEQEGLDSTVLE from the exons ATGAATGATTATAAAATTCCGATAATCGAGCCGACTATCGATTACACAAAG GTTCCGCCGATCAATCAAAAAAggactatttcatttattaatcatttcatTGTGCACACTGTCACATTCCTTAATAAATTTGCATTGTCTTGCGAAGAGAGATTATTCGAATTTGAAAATAAGTTACAAAGAATAGAAGCTTCTTTAGAAATTCTAGAATCTTGG TTATCGTCTGTTCCTAGTCCGGACAAAAATCAAGATAACATCCAAGCTCCCGTTAAGAATAATGACAATGTGCAAGAAGAAAAGAGTATACCAAAAGTAGATGAACCCGATACTACTGTGCAAGGTGAGCCTACAGACATTCAAACCAAAGAACAACCTGTAAATAAAGATCCTCGGTATGAAAAGTATCTTAAAATGTTACACTTCGGCGTACCGAAAGGAGCAATTAAGTTAAAGATGGAACAAGAAGGATTGGACTCGACTGTACTGGAGTAA
- the Tnpo-SR gene encoding transportin 3, protein MELPPDLETVYQAVYSLYNYSDLSKTSKWLDELQKSVFAWKIANEMLLQKRDIQSCYFAAQTMRTKIQLSFQELPPEAHIALRDSLMNHISQTNENTNPAIVTQLCLALADLALQMSSWQKPVVDLINRFGGSTNNLWALLEVMTVLPEEVNSRSLRLGANRRQHVLQELNASADTVTEFFKMCLKNGGQGIHIRSTILRCFTSWIAVHAIPLVPTSDVIVYTLQILGNHSALSSLHEPAADCICVILQVLEEDSNSNRDNNSESTIQLQQLQLWLFTSVVALEQPYHLSVACEDMDKSINYCRIFTELAETFLETIINGCVGGKQHYAIKILDLVLVCVGHHDYEVAQITFNLWYRLSEILHQRNSDDLNAVFRPHIERLIGALCRHCQMEPDHLGLVEEGAGGEEFADFRNRVSELIKDVVFVVGSSHCFRQMFSSLTGGPSPQGQPNHVPTWDSTEAALFVMQAVAKNILPKENDVVPKVVEAILNLPENTHIAVRHTSILLLGELCEWIDNHPQSLEPVLNFLLTCLSQKGLGSAACGALLSICTACPLHMASHFPGLLQIARSLDSFAISNDAAIGLLKGVAIIMSSLPRDEITQAMKELCWFQARPLCEIMERRIPIETGTKTDPLIWLDRLAAIFRHTDLRIDDPNEPHPCQSAVTEMWPILSNVCTTYQQDAKVMERCCRCLRFAVRCVGKHSAHLLEPLVKQIVQLYSAHQHSCFLYLGSILVDEYAIDPECVSGLLAMLEAFIGPTFNLLQQQDGLKNHPDTVDDLFRLCARFLRRAPIPFLHSAMIGSIIDCALMACSLDHRDANVSVMKFFYDLFHCGRNNENRSDYSIRRELVQRMLREKGQTLVMRLLHASVFSLSSYMLSDVADVFVELSLSNRELLSKCLEEAIKTMPSQNAGGSPTAQPEQLFDFHSTVTRAETAKPVNVALRNFARLYR, encoded by the exons ATGGAGTTGCCACCTGACCTGGAAACCGTCTACCAGGCCGTGTATTCCTTATACAATTATTCGGATCTTTCGAAAACATCCAAATGGTTGGACGAATTACAAAAATCG GTTTTTGCTTGGAAAATAGCGAACGAAATGTTGCTGCAAAAACGAGACATACAGTCTTGTTATTTTGCTGCACAGACAATGCGCACTAAAATACAATTGAGTTTTCAAGAGCTACCCCCAGAAGCTCACATCGCTCTGAGAGATTCTTTAATGAATCACATATCACAAACTAATGAAAACACAAATCCAGCCATTGTTACACAG TTATGTTTGGCATTGGCTGATCTTGCGCTGCAAATGTCTTCATGGCAAAAACCAGTTGTAGATTTAATCAATAGATTTGGAGGATCAACTAATAATTTATGGGCATTACTGGAAGTAATGACAGTATTACCGGAAGAAGTAAATTCAAGATCTCTTAG ACTAGGAGCCAATCGCAGACAACATGTATTACAAGAGCTCAATGCAAGTGCAGACACAGTAACTGAATTTTTT aaaatgtgtCTGAAGAACGGTGGACAAGGTATACATATACGTAGTACAATTCTTAGATGTTTTACAAGTTGGATCGCAGTGCATGCTATCCCTCTTGTACCTACGAGCGATGTTATTGTATATACACTTCAA ATACTTGGAAATCATTCGGCCCTATCTTCACTACATGAACCAGCTGCAGATTGCATATGCGTCATTCTACAAGTCCTAGAAGAAGATAGTAATAGCAACCGTGATAACAATAGCGAATCAACTATACAGTTACAACAACTGCAACTGTGGCTTTTTACTAGTGTAGTAGCTTTGGAACAACCTTACCACTTATCTGTTGCATGCGAAGATATGGACAA GTCAATAAATTATTGCCGAATTTTTACGGAATTAGCTGAAACCTTTTTAGAAACAATTATAAATGGCTGTGTCGGAGGAAAGCAACATTATGCGATTAAGATTCTGGACCTTGTTTTAGTATGTGTTGGCCATCACGACTACGAG GTGGCACAAATAACATTTAATCTGTGGTATCGCTTATCCGAAATTCTTCATCAAAGAAATAGCGATGACCTCAATGCTGTATTTCGACCTCACATTGAGAGATTAATCGGAGCTCTCTGCAGACACTGTCAAATGGAACCAGACCAT CTGGGTCTAGTAGAGGAGGGTGCTGGCGGAGAAGAATTCGCTGATTTTAGAAATCGGGTATCGGAGTTAATAAAAGATGTCGTCTTTGTTGTTGGAAGCAGCCACTGTTTCCGACAAATGTTTTCTTCTCTAACGGGTGGCCCAAGCCCACAGGGGCAACCTAATCATGTACCTACGTGGGACTCGACTGAAGCTGCATTGTTTGTAATGCAAGCagttgcaaaaaatattttacc AAAAGAAAATGACGTAGTTCcaaaagtagtagaagctatcTTAAATTTACCTGAGAATACACACATAGCTGTTCGTCATACGAGTATTCTTTTATTAGGAGAACTCTGTGAATGGATAGATAATCATCCGCAATCTCTAG AACCTGTTTTAAATTTCCTCCTGACCTGCCTAAGTCAAAAAGGGTTAGGAAGTGCGGCTTGCGGTGCATTATTGAGTATATGCACAGCTTGTCCTTTACACATGGCCTCTCATTTCCCAGGATTGTTACAAATTGCACGTTCCCTCGACAGTTTCGCCATCAGCAATGACGCAGCCATTGGTTTATTGAAGG GCGTAGCAATAATCATGTCTAGCTTACCGCGCGATGAAATTACTCAAGCAATGAAAGAATTATGTTGGTTCCAAGCTAGGCCGCTCTGTGAAATCATGGAACGTAGAATTCCAATTGAAACAGGAACAAAGACTGATCCTTTGATATGGCTAGATAGATTAGCTGCTATATTTAGACATACCGACCTTCGAATCGATGATCCTAACGAACCTCATCCTTGTCAGAGCGCCGTTACCGAA ATGTGGCCGATACTGTCGAATGTATGTACAACAtatcaacaggatgcgaaagtGATGGAAAGATGCTGTCGCTGTTTGAGATTTGCTGTGCGTTGCGTAGGAAAACATTCCGCCCATCTTCTCGAACCGCTCGTCAAACAG ATTGTGCAATTATATTCGGCGCATCAACACAGTTGTTTTTTATATCTTGGATCAATATTAGTTGATGAATACGCTATCGATCCTGAATGCGTTTCTGGTTTATTAGCAATGTTAGAAGCATTTATCGGGCCTACCTTTAATCTTCTCCAACAACAGGACGGATTAAAAAATCATCCAGACACGGTGGACGATCTTTTTAGACTATGTGCCAG ATTCTTACGAAGGGCTCCCATCCCTTTCTTACACTCCGCTATGATAGGTAGTATAATCGACTGTGCCTTAATGGCCTGCAGTTTAGACCATAGGGACGCAAATGTTTCTGTAATGAAATTCTTTTACGATCTTTTCCATTGCGGCCGTAACAACGAG AATCGAAGCGACTATTCAATACGACGGGAATTGGTACAGCGCATGTTGAGGGAGAAAGGACAAACTTTAGTGATGAGACTGCTACACGCGTCAGTCTTCTCATTATCCTCTTACATGCTGTCCGATGTGGCAGATGTTTTCGTCGAATTATCCCTATCTAATAGAGAA TTGCTGTCGAAGTGTCTAGAAGAAGCCATTAAAACGATGCCATCGCAAAACGCGGGTGGTTCTCCAACAGCTCAACCGGAGCAACTATTTGATTTTCATAGTACGGTTACAAG GGCGGAAACAGCAAAGCCCGTGAATGTGGCCTTACGAAATTTTGCACGTTTATATCGTTGA